Genomic DNA from [Limnothrix rosea] IAM M-220:
GTTCCAATTGCATCATTATTATCAATAAGGCTATCTGTGATCGTTACAGTGCCATCATCATTAAAGATGCCACCACCGGATGTCGCTGTGTTGCCAGAGAGTTCAACTCGAGTGAGGGTGACATCACCGCCATCATTAAAAATGCCGCCCCCACGATCAAGGGATGTGTTGTTGCGGATGGTGACATCGGTGAGCGCTAGATTTCCACCACTAAAGGAAATACCAGCCCCATCGCCAATGGGTGCAATTGCGCCATTTTGAATGGTGAGATCATTAATTGTCAGATCGGCGGTCGCGAGAATAACGCGATCTAAACTGCCTGTGCCGTCGAGAAAAACGAGTCCTGCACCAGCGCCGTTAATAATTAGATCTGTTGTAAAACTGAAAGCTGCTGGTACACTTTTTCGAGCAGTGACAGCACCAGCGCCAGCGCCAATATTGATTGTGGCAGTGCCAGTGACAGCACCAATGGCATTATGGGCTGCTTGAATGGAGTCGCCGAGTAAGGTAGAAATACCCGATTCTGGGTTGACGGCATTGAGCTCAAATAAAAGATTTCCCGCGCCGATGTTAATGGTCGTTGTACCACCTAAATCCTGATTAAATAAACGACTCCGGAGAGTCAATGTTGTGCCAGCAGGAACAGGGTTTGTCGTAACAATGGAATCTTCGAGGGTAATATCACCTGCATCGGTACCGCTTCCCACAGTGGTGATTAATACACTGGTTCCCCCTTCAAGGGCTGCCTCAATTGTGTCTGGTGAAATATCTGACGTTGGAGATACCGATGTTGGTTCAAAGTTTCCGCTGGCATCTAATAAACCTGTTCCTGTATTGACGATGTTGATATTTGTTGGATCGAGTAACCATAATCCTGATTGACCATTAACGGCACTGGCATTAACGTTGGCACCGAAAACATCGAGGTAGATTTTGCCGGAGGTTTCGACTAAACCGCCATCGCCGCTTAAAGCACCGCCTGTGGCGATCGCCTCTCCGTAGAATCCTGTGGCATTATCTGCCCAGACAATAATTTGTCCGGCATCTCCTGTGGCGATCGCCCTTGAGTCTAGAACAGAATTGCGATCGACGAAGGTATTAAATGCTGTGGGTAATGTGCCGCCGCCTCGGTAATCACCACCGACGAAAATTTGACCACCGCCATTCATGCCAGAAGCATTGAGATTTGCCGATTCGAGAAAAATATGACGGCCAAAAACACCGATATCACCGCCGATATTGCCCGTCGCATCAAGGTTGCCAGAAATAAGAGTACGACCGGACTCGGCATCTAAATAGTCCGAATTGATCACGCCATCAAGGCCGCTTCCGGTCAGCAGTTCCGGCAAGTTGGTCGCGGTAAAATTACCAGATGTTGGCGGCGTTAACTCTAGACCTAAAATCTGACCGTCTTGGCTGAGGCGCAAGGTATTACTACCCGGCACGGCGATCGCCTGAATTTTCCCTTCCTTCGCCGTCAAATTACCTGTATTGACAACATTTGAGGCAAATAAATTCAGCGCTTGACCCGGCGCGACATTAAGATCGCCAGCATTAATAATCGCGCCCGTACCGTCAAAGAAGAAATTTGTGGGTGAACCCGTGAGCTGGGCATAGTCCACCCCATCAATCCACAGATCACCATCCTCAAAAGCCGCTCCCCACGCCGTACTCGCCGTAAAATCTCCTGCCACATTAAGTTGGGCATTACTGCCGAAAACCAAACCCGATGGATTCAGGAGAAATAAATTTGCGTCGCTATTGGTAATCTCGATCAATCCATCAATAAAAGATGGATTGCCGCCACTGACACGGGACAAAATATTTTGAATCTGAGGATTTGCCAGAAATGTCGCGCTCTGACCTGTCCCCAAATTGAAGTCGTTGAAATTGTGAAATAAATTGCTGTTGTCGCCAGAGGTACTGCCCCCTGTAATGGCAAAGGCATCCCCCGCCTGTTCAACAATTGTGCCTGTGCTCTCTCCTGCTGGCGTAATTTGGGCGATCGCCGACCCACCATGGCAAGTGGTTGCAACAGGAAACAAAACCAAAACAGCCGACAAACGCAGACGAAACACGGAGAGTACCTCTCGTCATAAAGTCTAGGAAAAAAATTGAATAGTCAATCAATCATCAACATTCACGCATTGTTCTACATCAGTAAAATTACGGAATCCGCAATTTCTGGGAAAGAAATAGGGTCTAAAATATTAGTCTCCTGATTGAAATTTTAAGTTCCATCACAGTCAAAACAACGCGATATATAGTCATTAATCTCAATTATCCATAATTCATTTCAGTTATCTCCCAAAGCACCATTCATATGGACAGAAAATTTTGCCTTTGCTGCCATTAACTTTTTGGCGATCGCCCCATCACAGGCTGACAACATTGCGCCCTAGTGAAGAGGATCAGCATCTCCTCTAATTTTGCGGCAGTTTTGTGGAGGATCGCTCACCATTCACTTAAAAGTCGCACTCGCTGCATTCACTCCAACAAACCTAACTTCGATATTTTCCTTATATTTTTCAGGGAAATTCCCAACTGTCGCGAACATCTGTCAATGGAAATGTTTTGACGATGGTGCCTTTCGGTAGAATAAGCTCACACCTTTGATGTGATGGAGTAGATGGCAGATGTCTCTGCGCGATAAACCTTTAGATTGGCAAATTAATGTTCACGACTTTTATGTGCCCCTCACCTATAAGGGTAAAAATGTTGGTTTGGTTGATCCGCAGTATGCAAAGAGTATTGCCAATATTCTCAATGGTGAAGAAAGTATCAAAAAAGCACTGCGGCTGGCCTGTGAAGAGCTTCTCGCTGAGCTAGGGGGCAATCCCCAAGATATTAATGAGCTGAAGTCGTTAATGCGGGAGTACATTTCACGCACCCGTAAACCTCGCTCCGGTACACCGGCGATCGCCGCCTTGCTAAAGGAAAGACAAAAAGAACTCGACATTTCCCAGATGGAATTTGTCAGGTTTTGCGACTCCTATAAACTTTCTCCCGACGACCTCAAAGGAATTTATAAAGGTGACCCTGTAGAGAGCAGACTGTTTGCTCCTCTCTGTCGTATCCTCGGAAAAGAGACCGAAGATATCATTGCGATTCTCGAAGGGCGCGATCTCGACGACGACGATCTGGATTTGCTATAGCAGCTGTTATGGGTTCTATTGTTGCGTTTGTAAATATGAAAGGTGGCGTTGGCAAAACGACTACCACCATAAATTTAGCGGCTTGTTTGGCAAGGGACTATAACAAGCGGGTATTGATTGTCGATCTCGATAGTCAGATTAATGCAACCTTGAGTTTGATGTCGCCGGTGGATTTTGCCAAGCTCAAAAAAGAACATAAAACCCTCCGTAATTTAGTTAAACAGTCAGTTTCAAAAGAAACGCAACCGCGCTGGGCAGCCACTGAGATTATTCAAACAAATTTGTGTGGTGTTAATGGTCTCGATATTTTGCCGGGGGACATCGAACTTTACGAAGATTTTGTTTTAGCGGACATTATCTACGAGCGCTCCCAGGGGAAACGGGAAAATTTCCTTGAGCGCTGGCAAGACATGGAAGATACACTCCTCAAACGTATTCTCCGTCCCATTGCGCCTATGTATGATTTTGTTTTGCTGGATTTTTCGCCGGGGGATCACCTCATGACCCGCAGTGGCATTTTAGCGAGTGATTATTATGTGATTCCCGCGAAGCCTGAGCCACTGTCTGTTATTGGTATCGGTATTCTCGAAGGCCGCATTAAGCAGTTTAAGGATCACCAGCGTAGCAACATTAAGTTATTGGGGATTACGTTTACCTCCCTAGGACGCACGACGAAAATGGCGGCTCAGGTGCAGGAGCGTCTTGAACGGGATTTCGGCAAAAAATCTCTATTTCAAACAGCTATTCCCATCAATGTGGCGATCGCCCGTGCTGTGGATTTTTATAAGCCTGTAGTGATGACAGAACCCAAGTCAACGGGAGCTAAGGCCTATAAACGCCTTGCAAATGAATTTTTATATCGCTGGCAGCAACGGACAAAAAATCCTGATTTGTCTGGGGCAAAGTCGGAAAGTTAGATATCGACTCCTCGTCATCTACTATGCGATTACCATTTCTTGGTTTTTTACTTTCTGCCTCAACTCTCATCACCTCTGGCTGTGGCCTCTTAGTAGCTGAAACATCGTCCCAGGTTGCCGTTCGTCTGAGTGCAGATATCGTCAGCCAACCGGAAAAAATCACACCGCAATCCCCGGCGATCGCCGCAGTCAAACCAGACATTCCCATGGTGACGGTGACTCGCTACAAAATTGACCGTCAGTGTAATAATCTCGTTCCTGAGGATCTAGACGTTGCGGCTGCTGCGTCCCTAGAAGAAACCATCGAAACCATTGTCGGCGATCGCAGCAACGGAGATTTTCGCATTGCAGGCTATCGTATGGCGATCGACGAATCCACAAAAACCGCAACCATCGATTTCCGCCTGCCGATCGATTCTCCCCGCTCCATGTATTCCCTATCCCACTGCGAACAATTGGCGCTGCTCGGGGAACTCCGCCAAACCCTTGTCGCTAATGCTGACTGGAATATTGACATAGTCACTTTTCAAGTACAGGGACAAAACTTGCAATATTAACGGCAAAGTGATTTTTCTCAAATGATAATTGAGACAAGATAATCCAGTTTACTCTGTCGTAACTTTCGAATGAATCGATACGGCTCGTCACCCCGACGCCATGTATCATTTAGGCTGACATAATTTGATGAGTTTTCCGCGCCAGCGATATGAGTAATCAGACCTCGAAAATCACCTACACATTTACCGACGAAGCGCCTGCTTTAGCAACGTATTCTTTTTTGCCCATTGTGAAAGCTTTTACAAATGCGGCGAATATCGAGGTTGAAACAAAAGATATTTCCCTTGCTGGCCGGATTCTCGCCAACTTCCCCGAATTTCTGACTGAAGAGCAGCGCCAACCCGATGCCCTCGCGGAATTAGGTGCGCTAGCAAAAACGCCAGAAGCTTTTATTATTAAACTCCCCAATATCAGTGCATCCATCCCCCAGTTAACCGCTGCCATTAAAGAGCTACAGGCAAAGGGTTACAACATTCCAGATTTTCCCGCTGACCCGAAAACCGACGAAGAAAAAGCGATTAAAGCAAAATATTCCAAAGTCCTAGGTAGTGCCGTTAACCCAGTGCTGAGGGAAGGAAACAGCGATCGCCGGGTTGCTGCTGCGGTAAAAGAGTACGCCCAGAAACATCCCCATTCCGTCGGTGAGTGGACAAAGGATTCTAAGTCCCACGTGGCGTTTATGGATGCCGATGATTTCTATGGCAGTGAGCAATCGGTGGTGATCGAAAAAGCTGGCGATGTCAAAATTGAGCATGTGGCAGCCGATGGCAAAGTCACCATTTTAAAAGAAAAAACAGCAGTTCTTGAAGGGGAAGTGATCGACGCATCTCGCATGAGTGCCAAAGCGTTGCGGGCATTTTACGAAAAAGAAATTGCGGCGGCTAAAGCTGAAGATATTCTGCTGTCTCTCCATGTGAAAGCGACCATGATGAAAGTGTCTGACCCGATTTTATTTGGTCATGCCGTCACCGTTTATTTCAAAGATGTCTTCGAGAAATATGCGGAAACTTTCGCCGAGTTGGGCGTAAATCCTAAAAATGGTTTGGGTGATGTCTATGCCAAAATTGCGACTTTACCCGCTGATCAAAAAGCTGCCATTGAAGCAGATCTCGCTGCCACCTATGAAACCCAACCCCGTCTGGCGATGGTAAATTCCGACAAGGGCATCACCAATTTGCATGTGCCCAGCGACGTGATTATCGATGCCTCCATGGCCGCCGCGATTCGCACCTCCGGCAAAATGTGGGGCGCAGATGGCAAACCCTACGACACGAAAGCAATGATTCCCGACCGTTGTTACGCCACCATGTACCAAGCTTGTATCGAGTTTTGTCAGGAAAATGGCGCGTTCGATGTGACCACCATGGGCAATGTCGCCAATGTTGGTTTGATGGCGAAAAAGGCAGAGGAATACGGCTCCCACGATAAGACCTTTGAAATTCCCGCCGATGGTACAGTGCGTGTCGTTGATGCTGACGGTGCAACCTTAATGGAGCACAGCGTTGAGGCTGGTGATATTTGGCGGATGTGCCAAACCAAGGACATTGCGATTCAGGATTGGGTGAAACTTGCCGTCAGTCGCGCGAGAGCAACGGGCAATGCAACGGTCTTTTGGCTTGATGAAAACCGTGCCCATGATGCCAACATTATCGCGAAGGTGAACGCCTATTTACCGGAGCACGATACGGAAGGGCTAAATATGCAGATTTTGCCGCCAGTGGATGCGATGAAATTCACTTGTGCCGAAATCAAAGCGGGTAATGATGTCATCTCGGTAACGGGTAACGTATTGCGGGATTATTTGACGGATCTTTTCCCTATTCTCGAACTGGGCACTAGCGCGAAAATGCTGTCGATTGTGCCCCTTCTTGCGGGTGGCGGTTTATTTGAAACTGGAGCGGGTGGTTCTGCGCCGAAACATGTTCAACAATTTGTCGAAGAAGGTCATTTACGCTGGGATTCTTTGGGGGAATTTTTGGCGATCGCCGTCACCCTAGAAGACCTCGGCAAAAAGACTAATAACGAAAATGCTTTGGTATTAGCAGAGGCTTTAAATACTGCGAATAGTAAGTATCTCAATAACGATAAATCTCCATCCCGCAAAGTCGGGGAAATTGATAATCGTGGCAGTCATTTCTACTTGGCAATGTATTGGGCAGAGGCATTAGCAGAACAAGATAAAAACCCTGAACTCAAGGCAAAATTTGCCAAGCTAGCAGAAGTTCTAACGGTAAATGAAAGCAAAATTGTAGCTGAATTAAACACAGCTCAAGGTAAACCCGTAGAAATCGGTGGTTATTACTCCACAAATCCTGACAAGGCAAGTGAAGCAATGCGTCCTAGCAAAACTCTAAATGAGGCGACTAGTATGATTTAAAAAACAAAATATTGCACTTCTTTTTCGACGCAAAAATAGTTGCAAATATTTGTTCTTTTTCTCAAAGAAATAAATGTTTGTAACTAATACTATCCATTAATTTAAAGTGTGCCAATTAGCGCATATACTTTTTTTTTTCAAGAACTATTGCATTTGTGGAATCACAGCTTTCAGCTTGGTCTACAATGGTTAGCCCAGCTTAATATTTCAAATAATTCATTCGAGTATGAAATATATTACAAAAGTCACAATTACTCAAAGCCGAGTAACCGTAGAATTCCCCAACAAGAGAACTTTAGAGGCGAGTAGAGATTTTTTTGATTTTGTAGGGACAAAAATAGCAACTCCTCAATGGACAATCCCAGACTTAGCTAATGATGATGATGTATTCAGAATAGGTTGTGGTTCAACGAAAATGGATTCCGAAAGAAATGAAAGTATTTGGTTTCAAACTAAATATTTTGACGGCTGTGGTATTACAACAGCATATGAGTGGTTTTTAAACCCTAATAAAATTGGTGAGAAAGTCAAGGGAAAAAGATTACCCAATAATCAAATGGTAGGCGATACACACATTATTTTGCCTTGAAATATAAACAGTGTCTATACTTTTTTAAGCAACACCATAGTTTGTATAAGGACGTTTGTAGCTAGGCTGTAAACCTAAAATAATATCTGAATTGGGAATTCCTTTATCTACTAAAGCTTGACCTAGATCTACTTCGGTCATATTGTACTGAATCCAAACTTTTTGTTCTTTTATGTCAATATGAACATAGCAAGCACAGATATGCTTTAATCCTTGCTAACCTACTTTAATAATCTAATAGTGATCCTGCTCAGTATCACAAATCAATTGACATTCAATTTCAGGTTCGTTACTGACGGCTAAAGACTGAAGTAACTCTTTTACGATTTGACGATATTGATCTAGTTTTGCCATGAAATAATCTCCTTTGAGTTTGGTTCGTAAGCAATTAACTTGAGGGAATATTTTTAGATGGCTGCTCTCGGAAATTCTTCTTGGAAGAAAGACTCAAATATATCGACTGGTACAGCGAGAAAAAGTACGCGATCAGGTTCTGTAATTTCTAGCGCTAAACGATAATTTAAAATTATCTGAGTGCAGTGTGAAAATCATTAATTGTGAAAGGATTGATAAAACTTTTAATTTCCACTGCAATTTTTTTGTTATCTTTTTCTGCTACTAATATTTTTTCTGCTGCCAAATCAATTTCCAATTTAATACGCTCAATCCGAATCGTTAGGGGATCACTAGTAATTTTCCAGCCATCCTTTATAAGAGCTGCTTTGACTGCGTCGTGGAATAAGTCCTTTGCCATAAATTTGCAAAAAACAAGCTTGAGATATCTTCTTTCAGGATAAATGAAAGCTCTCAAACTTGTTCGACTTTTATTCTGAAAGAAAATCTAGCTTCGTAGCTCAGACAGCTTCTCTTGGTGGCTGTATTCTTCTAAACCGAAAGCATCCACTTGAATGGCATCGTTACGGGCAAGTTCGGCTTGGTTGACTAATGCCAATTCGGATTTGGTGATAACGCTGCGCATTTGAGCAAGATCTAGTAGTTTTGTCGGTTTGTTCTGCGGGAGTAATCCTGCGGCGATCGCCGCTTTGATTTTTCTCAGAATTGGTTGACTGGCATGGACGAGGGTGAACGCTTTTTCGAGGCGGCCGAGGGCTTCGGTTTCAGCTTCGGGCACATAAATGCCTTCGGTTAAACGTTCACGAATGAAGCGATTATTTTGCAGAAGTTGAGCAACGTCATGACCGAGTTGATCATTGGGTAAATCGCTGAGTTTCTGCCAACGCACCCAAGGCAACGAAGTACGACGCAACATACCGCCGATAACGGGCAAATCGATATTATTCAAAATGCCTTCAAATGCCATCTGAATTTGATAGAGAGCATATTGCAAACTCCAGTGAACGAGAGGCAATTCTTCCTTTGGTTGACCATTAGATTCATAGCGGCGGAGGGTACAAGTGCCCAAATACATCCAAGTCAAGGCATCGGCAAAACGTCCGGTGAGTTTTTCTTTTCGCTTGAGTTTTCCACCGTAAGCAACCAGCACGAAATCACTGAGTAGAGCAAAAGTTGTCGAGGCAAAAGTGAGTTTTCGATAGTATTTTGCAGTTGCCCCTGATACTGGAGCCATGGTTAATGTGCCGCCACTAATAGTTAACATTAAAGCTCGGAATTTATTTACTGCAAATGAGCTGAGATGTGCCCATAAAGTTTTGTCAAAATGAGCAAGATCTTGATTGTTTAACGCTTGAATTTCGTCATAAATATAGGGGTGGCAACGAATGGAACCTTGCCCAAAAATCATTAGGGTTCGGGTCAAAATATTTGCGCCTTCAACGGTGATTGCAATGGGCATCGCGGTATAAATATTGGCGAGTAAATTACGTTCACCGCGACAAATTCCTGATCCTCCCAAAATATCCATGCCGTCCATCACAACCTTGCGGGTGAGTTCGGTACTAATATATTTGGCGATCGCCGCCGAGACAGCGGGTTGACGATCATTATCCACCGCGCCGCAGGTGTAAAGGCGCAATGCATCGAGCATGTAAGTAAAGCCAGCGATGCGTGCTAGGGGTTCTTCAATGCCTTCAAAACGACCGATGGACAACCCAAATTGTTTGCGATTGACGCTGTGGGCACTGGCCACGCGGGTGACGAGTTTTGCGACTCCGGTACAACTGGCGGGGAAACTGACCCCACGACCTGCCGCCAAAGATTGCATTAACATTTGCCAACCTTTACCAGCTTTTTTCACGCCGCCAATAATTTGTTCGACAGGCACAATGACATCGTGGCCTTCCGTCGGCGAATTATAAAAAGGTACGCCCATCGGATCATGGCGTTGGTTCAGAATAACTCCCTCGGTATTAGTCGGCACAAGCACGCAAGTAATGCCCACATCTTCGCCTTTTCCTAATAAGTGATCAGGATCATAAACCCGTACTGCTAATCCTAATAAGGTGGCGATCGCCCCTAGGGTGATGTAGCGTTTTTTCCAGTTTAATTTGAGATAAAGTTTGCCGTCTTCGCCTTTAAAAACTTCGCCTTTGGAGATTAAACTTGCGGCATCAGATCCGGCGTTGGGTTCGGTGAGGGCAAAGCAAGGGATTTCTTCGCCGATGGCTAAACGGGGTAAATATTGCGATTTTTGTTCAGGCGTACCGTAGCGCATCAAAAGTTTGGCGGGGCCAAGGGAATTGGTGACACCGACAGTTGCGACGTGGGTAAATGAGCGCGATGCGAGCTTCATCATCACGGCACTATAGGCCAGATTTGAAAAGCCCAAACCACCATATTCTTCGGGAATCATCATGCCAAAGAATTTTTCGTGTTTAAGATATTTCCAGAGTTCTGACGGCAAATCTTTATGTTGATAAATTTCCCAATCCGTTGCCATTGCACAGACTTTTTCGACTTGATTATCGAGGAAATCTTGAAT
This window encodes:
- a CDS encoding ParA family protein, translating into MGSIVAFVNMKGGVGKTTTTINLAACLARDYNKRVLIVDLDSQINATLSLMSPVDFAKLKKEHKTLRNLVKQSVSKETQPRWAATEIIQTNLCGVNGLDILPGDIELYEDFVLADIIYERSQGKRENFLERWQDMEDTLLKRILRPIAPMYDFVLLDFSPGDHLMTRSGILASDYYVIPAKPEPLSVIGIGILEGRIKQFKDHQRSNIKLLGITFTSLGRTTKMAAQVQERLERDFGKKSLFQTAIPINVAIARAVDFYKPVVMTEPKSTGAKAYKRLANEFLYRWQQRTKNPDLSGAKSES
- a CDS encoding NADP-dependent isocitrate dehydrogenase; this encodes MSNQTSKITYTFTDEAPALATYSFLPIVKAFTNAANIEVETKDISLAGRILANFPEFLTEEQRQPDALAELGALAKTPEAFIIKLPNISASIPQLTAAIKELQAKGYNIPDFPADPKTDEEKAIKAKYSKVLGSAVNPVLREGNSDRRVAAAVKEYAQKHPHSVGEWTKDSKSHVAFMDADDFYGSEQSVVIEKAGDVKIEHVAADGKVTILKEKTAVLEGEVIDASRMSAKALRAFYEKEIAAAKAEDILLSLHVKATMMKVSDPILFGHAVTVYFKDVFEKYAETFAELGVNPKNGLGDVYAKIATLPADQKAAIEADLAATYETQPRLAMVNSDKGITNLHVPSDVIIDASMAAAIRTSGKMWGADGKPYDTKAMIPDRCYATMYQACIEFCQENGAFDVTTMGNVANVGLMAKKAEEYGSHDKTFEIPADGTVRVVDADGATLMEHSVEAGDIWRMCQTKDIAIQDWVKLAVSRARATGNATVFWLDENRAHDANIIAKVNAYLPEHDTEGLNMQILPPVDAMKFTCAEIKAGNDVISVTGNVLRDYLTDLFPILELGTSAKMLSIVPLLAGGGLFETGAGGSAPKHVQQFVEEGHLRWDSLGEFLAIAVTLEDLGKKTNNENALVLAEALNTANSKYLNNDKSPSRKVGEIDNRGSHFYLAMYWAEALAEQDKNPELKAKFAKLAEVLTVNESKIVAELNTAQGKPVEIGGYYSTNPDKASEAMRPSKTLNEATSMI
- a CDS encoding element excision factor XisH family protein, with the translated sequence MILNYRLALEITEPDRVLFLAVPVDIFESFFQEEFPRAAI
- a CDS encoding element excision factor XisH family protein, with amino-acid sequence MAKDLFHDAVKAALIKDGWKITSDPLTIRIERIKLEIDLAAEKILVAEKDNKKIAVEIKSFINPFTINDFHTALR
- a CDS encoding acyl-CoA dehydrogenase translates to MITLLSSFHYFSLPPLTASLILRVLLGGAAIALSLVLIPYLRRNLITRWVMLTIEKLKLLPKISDTEKEAIKAGNAWVEKEFFTGKPDWKYILNEPYPHVTPEIQDFLDNQVEKVCAMATDWEIYQHKDLPSELWKYLKHEKFFGMMIPEEYGGLGFSNLAYSAVMMKLASRSFTHVATVGVTNSLGPAKLLMRYGTPEQKSQYLPRLAIGEEIPCFALTEPNAGSDAASLISKGEVFKGEDGKLYLKLNWKKRYITLGAIATLLGLAVRVYDPDHLLGKGEDVGITCVLVPTNTEGVILNQRHDPMGVPFYNSPTEGHDVIVPVEQIIGGVKKAGKGWQMLMQSLAAGRGVSFPASCTGVAKLVTRVASAHSVNRKQFGLSIGRFEGIEEPLARIAGFTYMLDALRLYTCGAVDNDRQPAVSAAIAKYISTELTRKVVMDGMDILGGSGICRGERNLLANIYTAMPIAITVEGANILTRTLMIFGQGSIRCHPYIYDEIQALNNQDLAHFDKTLWAHLSSFAVNKFRALMLTISGGTLTMAPVSGATAKYYRKLTFASTTFALLSDFVLVAYGGKLKRKEKLTGRFADALTWMYLGTCTLRRYESNGQPKEELPLVHWSLQYALYQIQMAFEGILNNIDLPVIGGMLRRTSLPWVRWQKLSDLPNDQLGHDVAQLLQNNRFIRERLTEGIYVPEAETEALGRLEKAFTLVHASQPILRKIKAAIAAGLLPQNKPTKLLDLAQMRSVITKSELALVNQAELARNDAIQVDAFGLEEYSHQEKLSELRS